In the Gopherus flavomarginatus isolate rGopFla2 chromosome 6, rGopFla2.mat.asm, whole genome shotgun sequence genome, one interval contains:
- the LOC127054186 gene encoding 2-hydroxyacylsphingosine 1-beta-galactosyltransferase-like, with translation MEMRLPPHPIAVLLMAATFSLDCCHGAKVLVMPTIIFDSHLRVFMRVAEALNDRGHNTTLLLHEGRESEPFLPGLRVQTYRGIFSMESADAWVQEKIKRVFQGKKTSLEIFSFLEKYLENCDLVLGDAALLRQLQGEGFDLFLVDPNEMCGFILAHLLGVKYAVISTGFWYPAEIGATSPIAYVPEFNSLMTDRMGLVGRTWNLLVYVITRIATKLVILPKFDRLMQKHGVEPQKSMLELVYGTSLFFLCNDVVLDFPRPTLPHVIFTGGILAEPEKPLPVGLRHWVEAADAGVVVVSFGIGIRALPSGLVEKMAGAFARLPQRVVWRYFGQKPNNLGENTLMMEWLPQNDLLGHSNVKAFVSHCGMNGIFEAIYHGVPVVGFPFYGDQFDIMTRVQAKGMGILMDWSRVSEEDLYQAIVTVLSNPSYNKAAKQISALHRDTPMHALNRTVYWLEYILRHDGASYLRPAVYDLSFYEYFCLDILALFLLCLACVAYALYKAIVWYRGKSASPMHLNGNCLNGHLTEGKKAQ, from the exons ATGGAGATGAGGCTCCCGCCGCACCCCATTGCTGTCCTCCTCATGGCAGCCACTTTCAGTCTGGACTGTTGCCATGGTGCCAAAGTGCTGGTGATGCCCACCATCATCTTCGACAGCCACCTCCGGGTCTTCATGCGGGTGGCAGAGGCACTGAACGACCGGGGTCACAACACCACGCTTCTCCTCCATGAAGGTCGGGAATCCGAGCCCTTCCTGCCAGGTCTCCGAGTGCAAACATACAGGGGGATATTCAGCATGGAGAGTGCGGATGCCTGGGTGCAGGAGAAGATAAAGCGTGTCTTCCAGGGGAAGAAGACCTCCCTGGAGATCTTCTCCTTTCTGGAAAAGTACTTGGAAAACTGTGATCTAGTGCTGGGGGATGCAGCcctcctgcggcagctccagggtGAGGGCTTTGACTTGTTCTTGGTAGACCCCAACGAGATGTGTGGCTTCATTCTGGCCCACCTCCTTGGCGTCAAATACGCCGTGATCTCCACCGGCTTCTGGTACCCGGCTGAGATCGGCGCCACTTCCCCCATCGCCTATGTCCCTGAATTCAACTCCCTGATGACGGACAGGATGGGGCTGGTGGGCCGGACTTGGAATCTCCTGGTCTACGTGATCACTCGTATCGCCACCAAGCTGGTCATCCTGCCCAAGTTCGACCGCCTCATGCAGAAACACGGGGTGGAGCCGCAgaagtccatgctggagcttgtctATGGGACCAGCCTCTTCTTCCTGTGCAATGATGTGGTATTAGACTTTCCCAGGCCCACGCTCCCCCATGTCATTTTCACTGGGGGAATCCTCGCTGAGCCTGAAAAGCCCCTTCCTGTG GGCCTTCGCCACTGGGTGGAAGCTGCGGATGCTGGTGTTGTCGTTGTTTCCTTTGGCATTGGGATCCGAGCGCTCCCGAGCGGCTTGGTGGAGAAGATGGCTGGGGCATTTGCACGCCTTCCTCAAAGGGTCGTGTGGAG ATACTTTGGTCAGAAGCCAAATAACCTGGGTGAGAATACGCTGATGATGGAGTGGTTGCCCCAGAACGACCTGCTTG GTCACTCCAACGTGAAAGCCTTTGTCAGCCACTGCGGGATGAATGGCATATTCGAAGCAATTTATCACGGGGTGCCAGTTGTGGGGTTCCCTTTCTATGGGGACCAGTTTGACATCATGACAAGAGTTCAGGCAAAAGGGATGGGAATTCTCATGGACTGGAGCCGAGTAAGCGAAGAGGACCTTTACCAGGCCATAGTCACCGTTCTCTCCAACCCCAG CTACAATAAAGCAGCCAAGCAGATCTCAGCCCTGCACCGAGACACGCCTATGCACGCTCTGAACCGCACGGTGTACTGGCTGGAGTACATCCTCCGCCATGACGGGGCGTCGTACCTTCGCCCAGCCGTCTACGACCTCTCTTTCTACGAGTACTTCTGCCTGGATATCCTTGCTCTCTTCCTTCTCTGTCTGGCCTGTGTTGCCTATGCCCTGTACAAAGCCATTGTGTGGTACCGGGGAAAGAGTGCCAGCCCCATGCATTTGAACGGCAACTGTCTGAATGGCCATCTCACGGAGGGGAAGAAGGCGCAATAG